A window of the Fusobacterium periodonticum ATCC 33693 genome harbors these coding sequences:
- the secE gene encoding preprotein translocase subunit SecE codes for MNLFQKVKMEYSKVEWPSKTEVIHSTIWVITMTVIVSVYLGVFDILAVRALNALEALI; via the coding sequence ATGAATTTATTTCAAAAGGTTAAAATGGAATACTCAAAAGTTGAATGGCCTTCAAAAACAGAAGTAATACATTCTACTATATGGGTTATAACAATGACTGTTATAGTATCTGTCTACCTTGGTGTGTTTGATATTCTTGCAGTAAGGGCTTTAAACGCCTTGGAGGCATTAATATGA
- the rplL gene encoding 50S ribosomal protein L7/L12 codes for MAFNKEQFIADLEAMTVLELKELVSALEEHFGVTAAAPVAVAAAGPVEAAEEKTEFDIVLKNAGGNKIAVIKEVRAITGLGLKEAKDLVDNGGVIKEAAPKEEAEAIKEKLTAAGAEVEVK; via the coding sequence ATGGCATTCAATAAAGAACAATTTATAGCTGATTTAGAAGCTATGACAGTATTAGAATTAAAAGAATTAGTATCTGCATTAGAAGAACACTTTGGAGTAACTGCTGCCGCACCTGTAGCTGTAGCTGCTGCTGGACCAGTTGAAGCTGCTGAAGAAAAAACTGAATTTGATATCGTATTAAAGAACGCAGGTGGAAACAAAATAGCTGTAATTAAAGAAGTTAGAGCTATCACTGGTTTAGGATTAAAAGAAGCTAAAGACTTAGTTGATAACGGTGGAGTAATCAAAGAAGCTGCACCAAAAGAAGAAGCTGAAGCTATAAAAGAAAAATTAACTGCAGCTGGAGCAGAAGTAGAAGTAAAATAG
- the rpoC gene encoding DNA-directed RNA polymerase subunit beta', producing the protein MGIRSFDKIRIKLASPEKILEWSHGEVTKPETINYRTLNPERDGLFCEVIFGPTKDWECSCGKYKRMRYKGLVCEKCGVEVTRAKVRRERMGHITLASPVSHIWYSKGSPNKMSLIIGISSKELESVLYFARYIVTSSEEDSIKVGKILTEKEYKLLKQTYPNKFEAYMGADGILKLLTAIDLEALRDELENELIDVNSAQKRKKLVKRLKIVRDFISSGNRPEWMILTNVPVIPAELRPMVQLDGGRFATSDLNDLYRRVINRNNRLKKLLEIKAPEIVVKNEKRMLQEAVDALIDNGRRGKPVVAQNNRELKSLSDMLKGKQGRFRQNLLGKRVDYSARSVIVVGPSLKMNQCGIPKKMALELYKPFIMRELVRRELANNIKMAKKLVEESDDKVWAVIEDVIADHPVLLNRAPTLHRLSIQAFQPVLIEGKAIRLHPLVCSAFNADFDGDQMAVHLTLSPESMMEAKLLMFAPNNIISPSSGEPIAVPSQDMVMGCFYMTKDRDGEKGEGKFFSNLDQVITAYQNDKVGTHAKIKVRINGKLVDTTPGRVLFNEILPEVDRDYSKTYGKKQIKALIKSLYEAHGFTETAELINRVKNFGYHYGTFAGVSVGVEDLVIPPQKKDLLKQADDEVAQIEKDYKSGKIINEERYRKTIEVWSRTTQAVTDAMMDNLDEFNPVYMMATSGARGNTNQMRQLAGMRGNMADTQGRTIEAPIKANFREGLTVLEFFMSSHGARKGLADTALRTADSGYLTRRLVDISHEVIVNEEDCHTHEGIEVEALVDAAGKVIEELRERINGRVLAEDLVHDGKTIAKRNTMIHKDLLKKIEELGIKKVKIRSPLTCALEKGVCQKCYGMDLSNYNEILLGEAVGVVAAQSIGEPGTQLTMRTFHTGGVAGAATVVNSKKAENDGEVSFRDIKTIEINGEEVVVSQGGKIIIADNEHEVDSGSVIKVKEGQHVKEGDILVTFDPYHIPIISSHDGKVQYRHFTPKNIRDEKYDVHEYLVVRSVDSTESEPRVHILDKKNEKLATYNIPYGAYMMVRDGAKVKKGDIIAKIIKLGEGTKDITGGLPRVQELFEARNPKGKAILSEIDGRIEILPTKKKQMRVINVRSLTNPEEFKEYLIPMGERLVVTDGLKIKAGDKITEGAISPYDVLSIKGLVAAEQFILESVQQVYREQEVSVNDKHIEIIVKQMFRKVRIVDSGASLYLEDEIIEKRIVDLENKKLAEEGKALIKYEPVIQGITKAAVNTGSFISAASFQETTKVLSNAAIEGKVDYLEGLKENVILGKKIPAGTGFNKYKAIKVKYSSDEEKAEEE; encoded by the coding sequence ATGGGAATAAGAAGTTTTGATAAAATTAGAATAAAATTAGCCTCTCCTGAAAAAATATTAGAATGGTCTCATGGAGAAGTAACAAAACCTGAGACTATAAATTATAGAACTTTAAATCCAGAAAGAGATGGATTGTTTTGTGAAGTAATATTTGGACCAACAAAGGATTGGGAATGTTCTTGTGGAAAATATAAGAGAATGAGATATAAAGGCCTAGTTTGTGAAAAATGTGGAGTTGAAGTAACAAGAGCTAAGGTTAGAAGAGAAAGAATGGGACATATAACTCTAGCTTCTCCAGTATCTCATATTTGGTATTCTAAAGGAAGTCCAAATAAAATGTCTTTAATTATTGGTATTTCTTCTAAAGAGTTAGAATCAGTTTTATATTTTGCAAGATATATAGTAACTTCAAGTGAAGAAGACTCTATAAAAGTTGGAAAAATATTAACTGAAAAAGAGTATAAATTATTAAAGCAAACATACCCAAATAAGTTTGAAGCTTATATGGGAGCAGATGGAATTTTAAAACTTTTAACAGCTATTGATTTAGAAGCTTTAAGAGATGAACTAGAAAATGAATTAATAGATGTAAATTCTGCTCAAAAGAGAAAAAAATTAGTAAAGAGATTGAAAATAGTTAGAGATTTCATTTCATCAGGAAATAGACCTGAATGGATGATACTTACAAATGTTCCAGTAATTCCAGCTGAACTAAGACCAATGGTTCAACTTGATGGAGGAAGATTTGCGACATCTGACTTAAATGATTTATACAGAAGAGTAATAAACAGAAATAACAGACTTAAAAAACTATTAGAAATAAAAGCTCCAGAAATTGTTGTAAAAAATGAAAAAAGAATGTTACAAGAAGCTGTAGATGCTCTTATAGATAATGGTAGAAGAGGGAAACCAGTAGTTGCTCAAAATAATAGAGAATTAAAGTCTTTATCTGATATGTTAAAAGGTAAACAAGGAAGATTCAGACAAAACCTATTAGGAAAAAGAGTTGACTATTCAGCGAGATCAGTTATCGTTGTTGGACCATCTTTAAAGATGAACCAATGTGGTATACCTAAGAAAATGGCTCTTGAACTATACAAACCATTTATAATGAGAGAGTTAGTAAGAAGAGAATTAGCTAACAATATAAAAATGGCTAAGAAATTAGTTGAAGAATCTGATGATAAAGTATGGGCAGTAATAGAAGATGTTATAGCAGATCACCCTGTTCTACTAAACAGAGCCCCTACACTACACAGATTATCAATACAAGCTTTCCAACCTGTATTGATAGAAGGTAAAGCTATAAGATTACACCCTCTAGTTTGTTCAGCATTCAACGCTGACTTCGATGGAGACCAAATGGCTGTACACTTAACTTTATCTCCTGAATCAATGATGGAAGCAAAACTTTTAATGTTTGCTCCTAATAATATCATTTCACCATCAAGTGGAGAACCTATAGCTGTTCCTTCACAAGATATGGTTATGGGATGTTTCTATATGACTAAAGATAGAGATGGAGAAAAAGGAGAAGGAAAATTCTTCTCAAACCTTGATCAAGTTATAACAGCATACCAAAATGATAAAGTAGGAACTCATGCTAAGATAAAGGTTAGAATTAATGGAAAATTAGTTGATACAACTCCAGGAAGAGTTTTATTTAATGAAATTTTACCTGAAGTAGATAGAGACTACAGTAAAACTTATGGTAAAAAACAAATAAAAGCCTTAATAAAATCTTTATATGAAGCACATGGATTTACAGAAACAGCTGAACTTATAAACAGAGTTAAAAACTTTGGATATCACTATGGTACTTTTGCTGGAGTTTCAGTTGGAGTTGAAGACTTAGTAATTCCACCACAAAAGAAAGATTTACTAAAGCAAGCAGATGATGAAGTTGCTCAAATAGAAAAAGATTATAAATCTGGAAAAATTATAAATGAAGAAAGATATAGAAAGACAATAGAAGTTTGGTCAAGAACTACTCAAGCTGTTACTGATGCAATGATGGATAACTTGGATGAGTTTAACCCAGTTTACATGATGGCGACTTCAGGAGCCAGAGGTAATACTAACCAAATGAGACAGTTAGCAGGAATGCGTGGAAACATGGCAGATACACAAGGTAGAACAATAGAAGCTCCTATCAAAGCTAACTTTAGAGAAGGACTAACAGTATTGGAATTCTTTATGTCTTCACACGGAGCGAGAAAAGGACTTGCCGATACAGCTCTAAGAACTGCCGATTCAGGATACTTAACAAGAAGACTTGTTGATATTTCTCATGAAGTTATAGTTAATGAAGAAGATTGCCATACTCATGAAGGAATAGAAGTTGAAGCATTAGTTGATGCTGCTGGTAAAGTAATAGAAGAATTAAGAGAAAGAATAAATGGTAGAGTTTTAGCAGAAGATCTAGTTCATGATGGAAAGACAATTGCTAAAAGAAATACTATGATTCATAAAGACTTGCTTAAAAAGATAGAAGAATTAGGAATTAAGAAAGTAAAAATTAGATCTCCTTTAACTTGTGCTTTAGAAAAAGGAGTTTGTCAAAAATGTTATGGTATGGACTTATCAAACTACAATGAAATCTTACTAGGAGAAGCTGTTGGAGTAGTTGCTGCTCAATCAATTGGGGAACCTGGTACTCAGCTTACAATGAGAACCTTCCATACAGGAGGAGTTGCAGGAGCTGCAACAGTTGTAAACTCTAAAAAGGCTGAAAATGATGGAGAAGTTTCATTCAGAGATATCAAAACTATTGAGATCAATGGTGAAGAAGTAGTAGTAAGCCAAGGGGGAAAAATTATAATTGCTGACAACGAACATGAAGTTGACTCAGGTTCAGTAATAAAAGTTAAAGAAGGACAACATGTAAAAGAAGGAGATATCCTTGTTACATTTGACCCTTACCATATCCCTATAATTTCATCTCATGATGGTAAAGTTCAATATAGACACTTTACTCCTAAAAACATAAGAGATGAAAAGTATGATGTACATGAATATCTAGTAGTAAGATCAGTTGATAGCACTGAGTCTGAACCAAGAGTACATATACTTGATAAGAAAAATGAAAAATTAGCTACTTATAATATCCCTTATGGAGCATATATGATGGTAAGAGATGGAGCTAAAGTTAAAAAAGGTGACATCATAGCTAAGATCATCAAATTAGGAGAAGGTACTAAGGACATAACTGGAGGTCTACCAAGAGTACAAGAACTATTTGAAGCTAGAAATCCAAAAGGAAAAGCTATACTTTCTGAAATAGATGGAAGAATAGAAATATTACCAACTAAGAAGAAACAAATGCGTGTTATTAATGTTAGATCTTTAACAAACCCTGAAGAATTTAAAGAATATTTAATTCCAATGGGAGAACGTTTAGTTGTTACTGACGGATTAAAGATAAAAGCTGGAGATAAGATCACAGAAGGAGCTATCTCACCTTATGATGTATTAAGCATAAAGGGATTAGTTGCAGCAGAACAATTTATACTAGAATCTGTGCAACAAGTTTATAGAGAACAAGAAGTTTCAGTTAATGATAAGCATATAGAAATCATTGTTAAACAAATGTTTAGAAAAGTTAGAATAGTTGATTCAGGAGCTTCTCTATATCTTGAAGATGAAATAATTGAAAAGAGAATAGTAGATCTTGAAAATAAAAAATTGGCTGAAGAAGGAAAAGCACTTATTAAATATGAACCAGTTATACAAGGTATTACAAAAGCTGCTGTAAATACTGGAAGCTTTATATCAGCTGCTTCATTCCAAGAAACAACAAAAGTTCTATCTAATGCTGCTATTGAAGGAAAAGTTGACTACCTAGAAGGATTAAAAGAAAATGTAATTTTAGGTAAGAAGATTCCAGCAGGAACAGGATTTAACAAATACAAAGCTATAAAAGTAAAATATAGCAGTGATGAAGAAAAAGCAGAAGAGGAATAA
- the nusG gene encoding transcription termination/antitermination protein NusG — MSIENVRKWFMIHTYSGYEKKVKTDLEQKVGTLQLRDVVTNILVPEEETTEIVRGKPKKIYRKLFPAYVMLEMEATREENENGISYKVDPDVWYIIRNTNGVTGFVGVGSDPIPMEDDEVKNIFNIIGMDTSKETIKLDFAEGDFVKILKGSFKDQEGQVAEIDYEHGRVKVMVDIFGRMTPVEIEVDGVLKV, encoded by the coding sequence ATGAGTATAGAAAATGTAAGAAAATGGTTTATGATTCATACTTACTCTGGATATGAAAAAAAGGTAAAAACAGACCTTGAGCAAAAGGTTGGGACATTACAATTAAGAGATGTTGTTACTAATATATTAGTTCCAGAAGAAGAAACAACTGAAATCGTTAGGGGAAAACCTAAGAAGATATACAGAAAACTTTTTCCTGCATATGTCATGCTTGAGATGGAAGCTACAAGAGAAGAAAATGAAAATGGAATAAGCTACAAAGTAGATCCTGATGTGTGGTATATAATAAGAAACACAAATGGAGTTACTGGTTTCGTAGGAGTAGGTTCAGATCCAATTCCTATGGAAGATGACGAAGTAAAAAATATATTCAATATTATAGGTATGGATACATCAAAAGAAACTATAAAACTTGATTTTGCTGAAGGTGACTTTGTAAAAATCTTAAAAGGTTCTTTTAAGGATCAAGAAGGACAAGTTGCTGAAATTGACTATGAACATGGCAGAGTTAAGGTAATGGTTGATATTTTTGGAAGAATGACACCAGTTGAAATAGAAGTAGATGGTGTTTTGAAGGTGTAG
- the rplJ gene encoding 50S ribosomal protein L10, with product MATQVKKELVAELVEKIKKAQSVVFVDYQGIKVNEETSLRKQMRENGAEYLVAKNRLFKIALKESGVEDNFDEILEGTTAFAFGYNDPVAPAKAVFDLAKTKAKAKQDVFKIKGGYLTGKKVSVQEVEELAKLPSREQLLSMLLNSMLGPIRKLAYATVAIADKKEGSAE from the coding sequence ATGGCAACTCAAGTTAAAAAAGAACTTGTAGCAGAATTAGTTGAAAAAATTAAAAAAGCTCAATCAGTTGTTTTTGTTGATTATCAAGGTATTAAGGTTAATGAAGAAACTTCATTAAGAAAACAAATGAGAGAAAATGGAGCTGAATATTTAGTAGCTAAAAATAGACTATTTAAAATAGCTCTTAAAGAATCTGGAGTTGAAGATAACTTTGACGAAATATTAGAAGGAACTACAGCATTCGCTTTTGGATATAACGATCCAGTAGCGCCTGCAAAAGCAGTATTTGATTTAGCTAAAACTAAAGCAAAAGCTAAACAAGATGTATTTAAAATTAAAGGTGGTTACTTAACTGGTAAAAAAGTTAGCGTTCAAGAAGTTGAAGAATTAGCTAAATTACCTTCAAGAGAACAATTACTATCTATGTTATTGAACTCTATGTTAGGACCAATCAGAAAACTTGCTTATGCAACTGTAGCAATAGCAGACAAAAAAGAAGGATCTGCTGAATAA
- the rpoB gene encoding DNA-directed RNA polymerase subunit beta, which translates to MQKLIERLDFGKIKARGSMPHFLEFQLNSYEDFLQTNMSPNKREDKGFELAFKEVFPIESSNGDVRLEYIGYELHEAEAPLNDELECKRRGKTYSNSLKVRLRLINKKMGNEIQESLVYFGEVPKMTERATFIINGAERVVVSQLHRSPGVSFSKEVNTQTGKDLFSGKIIPYKGTWLEFETDKNDFLSVKIDRKKKVLATVFLKAVDFFKDNKEIIEHFLATKELNLKSLYKKYAKEPEELINVLKQELEGSLVKEDILDEETGEFIAETEATITEELINILIENKIENITYWFVGPEDKLLANTLANDETLTEEQAVVEVFKKLRPGDQVTIDSARSLIRQMFFNPQRYDLEPVGRYKMNKRLKLDVADDQISLTKEDVLGTMRYVTDLYNGDQNVHTDDIDNLSNRRIRGVGELLLMQIKTGLAKMNKMVKEKMTTQDIETVSPQSLLNTRPLNALIQDFFGSGQLSQFMDQSNPLAELTHKRRISALGPGGLSRERAGFEVRDVHDSHYGRICPIETPEGPNIGLIGSLATYAKINKYGFIETPYVKVENGVALVDDVRYLAADEEDGLFIAQADTKLGKGNKLQGLVVCRYGHEIVEIEPERVNYMDVSPKQVVSVSAGLIPFLEHDDANRALMGSNMQRQAVPLLRAEAPFIGTGLERKVAVDSGAVVTTKVAGKVVYVDGKKIVIEDTDKKEHTYRLLNYERSNQSMCLHQTPLVDLGDVVKAGDIIADGPATKSGDLALGRNILMGFMPWEGYNYEDAILISDRLRKEDVFTSIHIEEYEIDARATKLGDEEITREIPNVSESALRNLDENGIIIIGSEVGPGDILVGKTAPKGETEPPAEEKLLRAIFGEKARDVRDTSLTMPHGSKGVVVDILELSRENGDELKAGVNKSIRVLVAEKRKITVGDKMSGRHGNKGVVSRVLPAEDMPFLEDGTHLDVVLNPLGVPSRMNIGQVLEVHLGMAMRTLNGGTCIATPVFDGATEEQVKDYLEKQGFPRTGKVTLYDGRTGEKFDNKVTVGIMYMLKLHHLVEDKMHARAIGPYSLVTQQPLGGKAQFGGQRLGEMEVWALEAYGASNILQEMLTVKSDDITGRTKTYEAIIKGEAMPESDLPESFKVLLKEFQALALDIELCDEEDNVINVDEEVEVEETPTEYSPQYEIDTFGLHEIDEDAEDVEDLE; encoded by the coding sequence GTGCAAAAACTCATTGAAAGACTTGATTTTGGAAAAATAAAAGCTAGAGGATCAATGCCTCATTTTCTTGAATTCCAATTAAATTCTTATGAAGATTTTTTACAAACAAATATGTCCCCAAATAAAAGGGAAGATAAGGGATTTGAATTGGCATTTAAAGAAGTGTTCCCAATAGAATCTTCAAATGGAGATGTAAGGCTAGAATACATAGGATATGAGTTACATGAAGCAGAAGCTCCATTGAATGATGAGCTAGAATGCAAAAGAAGAGGAAAAACATATTCTAATTCATTGAAAGTTAGATTGAGACTAATTAATAAAAAAATGGGAAATGAGATTCAAGAATCTTTAGTTTACTTTGGTGAAGTTCCTAAAATGACAGAAAGAGCTACATTTATTATAAATGGAGCAGAAAGAGTTGTTGTATCACAATTACATAGATCACCAGGAGTTTCTTTTAGTAAAGAAGTAAATACTCAAACAGGTAAGGATTTATTCTCAGGAAAAATAATTCCATACAAAGGAACTTGGTTAGAATTTGAAACGGATAAAAATGACTTTTTAAGTGTAAAAATAGATAGAAAGAAAAAAGTTTTAGCAACTGTATTTTTAAAAGCAGTTGATTTCTTTAAGGATAATAAAGAAATTATAGAACATTTCTTAGCAACTAAAGAATTAAACTTAAAGTCATTATATAAAAAATATGCAAAAGAACCTGAAGAATTAATAAATGTTTTAAAACAAGAATTAGAAGGTTCATTAGTTAAAGAAGATATTTTAGATGAAGAAACAGGGGAATTTATAGCAGAAACAGAAGCTACAATAACCGAAGAACTTATCAACATTTTAATAGAAAATAAAATAGAAAATATTACTTATTGGTTTGTTGGACCTGAAGATAAATTACTTGCTAATACTTTAGCTAATGATGAAACTTTAACAGAAGAACAAGCAGTTGTTGAAGTATTCAAAAAATTAAGACCAGGGGATCAAGTAACTATTGATTCAGCTAGAAGTTTAATCAGACAAATGTTCTTTAACCCACAAAGATATGACTTAGAACCTGTGGGAAGATACAAAATGAACAAAAGATTAAAACTTGATGTAGCAGATGATCAAATTTCATTGACTAAAGAAGATGTTTTAGGAACAATGAGATATGTTACTGACCTTTATAATGGTGACCAAAATGTTCACACAGACGATATAGATAACTTATCTAATAGACGTATTAGAGGGGTTGGAGAATTACTTCTTATGCAAATTAAAACAGGACTTGCTAAGATGAATAAAATGGTTAAGGAAAAAATGACAACTCAAGATATAGAGACAGTTAGTCCTCAATCATTATTAAATACTAGACCTTTAAATGCTCTAATACAAGATTTCTTTGGTTCAGGGCAATTATCTCAATTCATGGACCAATCAAACCCACTAGCTGAATTAACTCATAAGAGAAGAATATCAGCTCTAGGACCTGGAGGTCTTTCAAGAGAAAGAGCAGGGTTCGAAGTAAGAGACGTTCACGATTCTCACTATGGAAGAATCTGTCCTATAGAAACACCAGAAGGGCCAAACATTGGACTTATTGGATCTCTTGCTACTTATGCTAAGATTAATAAATATGGATTTATAGAAACTCCATATGTAAAAGTAGAGAATGGAGTAGCTTTAGTTGATGATGTTCGTTACCTTGCAGCTGATGAAGAAGATGGATTATTTATAGCCCAAGCTGATACAAAATTAGGTAAAGGAAATAAATTACAAGGTTTAGTAGTTTGTAGATACGGGCATGAAATTGTTGAAATAGAACCTGAAAGAGTAAACTATATGGATGTTTCTCCTAAGCAAGTGGTATCTGTATCAGCAGGATTGATACCATTCTTAGAACACGATGACGCGAACAGAGCGTTAATGGGATCAAACATGCAAAGACAAGCAGTTCCTCTATTAAGAGCAGAAGCTCCATTTATAGGGACAGGACTTGAAAGAAAAGTTGCAGTTGACTCTGGAGCAGTAGTTACAACAAAAGTAGCTGGAAAAGTTGTTTATGTTGATGGTAAAAAGATAGTAATTGAAGATACAGATAAAAAAGAACATACATATAGACTTCTAAATTATGAAAGATCTAACCAATCAATGTGTTTACATCAAACACCTTTAGTTGACTTAGGTGATGTTGTAAAAGCAGGAGATATCATTGCTGATGGACCTGCTACTAAGTCAGGAGACTTAGCTCTAGGTAGAAATATTCTTATGGGATTCATGCCTTGGGAAGGATATAACTATGAAGATGCAATTCTAATCTCTGATAGACTTAGAAAAGAAGATGTATTTACATCAATCCATATAGAAGAATATGAAATAGATGCAAGAGCCACAAAATTAGGTGATGAAGAAATAACAAGGGAAATTCCTAATGTTTCTGAAAGTGCATTAAGAAACTTAGATGAAAACGGTATAATCATAATAGGTTCAGAAGTTGGACCTGGAGATATATTAGTTGGAAAAACAGCTCCTAAAGGAGAAACTGAGCCTCCTGCTGAAGAAAAACTTTTAAGAGCTATATTTGGGGAAAAAGCAAGAGATGTAAGAGATACATCACTTACTATGCCTCATGGTTCTAAAGGGGTTGTTGTTGATATTCTTGAACTTTCAAGAGAAAATGGAGATGAACTAAAAGCTGGAGTAAATAAATCTATTAGAGTTTTAGTTGCTGAAAAACGTAAGATAACTGTAGGGGATAAGATGTCAGGAAGACATGGAAACAAAGGGGTTGTTTCAAGAGTATTACCTGCAGAAGATATGCCATTCTTAGAAGATGGAACACACTTAGATGTTGTATTAAACCCTCTTGGGGTACCATCTCGTATGAACATAGGACAAGTACTAGAAGTACACTTAGGTATGGCAATGAGAACTTTAAATGGAGGAACTTGTATAGCTACACCAGTATTTGATGGAGCAACAGAAGAACAAGTTAAAGATTACCTTGAAAAACAAGGATTCCCAAGAACAGGAAAAGTAACATTATATGATGGAAGAACTGGAGAAAAGTTTGATAATAAAGTTACAGTTGGAATAATGTATATGTTAAAATTACACCACCTTGTTGAAGATAAAATGCATGCTAGAGCAATAGGACCTTATTCGTTGGTAACACAACAACCTCTTGGAGGAAAGGCACAATTTGGTGGACAAAGACTTGGGGAAATGGAAGTTTGGGCTTTAGAAGCATATGGGGCATCAAATATACTTCAAGAAATGTTAACAGTTAAGTCAGATGATATTACAGGAAGAACAAAAACCTATGAAGCTATAATCAAAGGTGAAGCTATGCCTGAATCTGATTTACCAGAATCATTCAAAGTTCTATTAAAAGAATTCCAAGCATTGGCACTTGACATAGAATTATGTGATGAGGAAGATAATGTTATAAATGTTGATGAAGAAGTTGAAGTTGAAGAAACTCCAACAGAATATTCACCACAGTATGAAATAGATACATTTGGACTTCATGAAATAGATGAAGATGCTGAAGATGTTGAAGATTTAGAATAG
- the rpmG gene encoding 50S ribosomal protein L33 — translation MRVQVILECTETKLRHYTTTKNKKTHPERLEMMKYNPVLKKHTLYKETKK, via the coding sequence ATGAGAGTACAAGTGATTTTAGAATGTACAGAAACAAAGTTAAGACACTATACTACAACAAAAAATAAAAAGACTCATCCAGAAAGATTGGAAATGATGAAATACAATCCAGTATTGAAGAAACATACTTTGTATAAAGAAACAAAGAAGTAG
- the rplK gene encoding 50S ribosomal protein L11 translates to MAKEVIQIIKLQLPAGKANPAPPVGPALGQHGVNIMEFCKAFNAKTQDKAGWIIPVEISVYSDRSFTFILKTPPASDLLKKAAGISSGAKNSKKEVAGKITTAKLRELAETKMPDLNASSVETAMKIIAGSARSMGIKIED, encoded by the coding sequence ATGGCAAAAGAAGTAATTCAAATAATAAAACTACAATTACCAGCAGGTAAGGCAAACCCTGCTCCACCAGTTGGACCAGCATTAGGACAACATGGTGTAAATATAATGGAATTTTGTAAAGCGTTCAACGCAAAAACTCAAGATAAAGCTGGATGGATAATCCCTGTGGAAATTTCTGTTTATAGTGACAGATCATTCACATTCATATTAAAAACTCCACCTGCATCTGACTTATTAAAGAAAGCTGCTGGAATATCATCAGGAGCTAAAAACTCTAAAAAAGAAGTTGCAGGAAAAATTACTACTGCAAAGTTAAGAGAACTAGCTGAAACTAAAATGCCTGACTTAAATGCTTCATCTGTAGAGACAGCTATGAAGATAATTGCAGGATCAGCAAGATCAATGGGAATAAAAATCGAAGACTAA
- the rplA gene encoding 50S ribosomal protein L1, which produces MAKHRGKKYLEVAKLVETGKLYDIKEALELVQKTRTAKFTETVEVALRLGVDPRHADQQIRGTVVLPHGTGKTVKILAITSGENIEKALAAGADYAGAEEYINQIQQGWLDFDLVIATPDMMPKIGRLGKILGTKGLMPNPKSGTVTPDIAAAVSEFKKGKLAFRVDKLGSIHAPIGKVDFDLDKIEENFKAFMDQIIRLKPATSKGQYLRTVAVSLTMGPGVKMDPAIVAKIVG; this is translated from the coding sequence ATGGCAAAACATAGAGGAAAAAAATATTTAGAAGTAGCTAAATTAGTTGAAACAGGAAAACTTTATGACATAAAAGAAGCTCTTGAATTAGTTCAAAAAACAAGAACTGCAAAATTTACAGAAACTGTTGAAGTAGCATTAAGACTTGGAGTAGACCCAAGACATGCTGACCAACAAATCAGAGGTACAGTTGTGTTACCTCATGGAACAGGAAAAACTGTTAAAATACTAGCAATCACTTCAGGTGAAAATATAGAAAAAGCACTAGCTGCAGGAGCAGACTATGCTGGAGCAGAAGAATACATCAACCAAATTCAACAAGGTTGGTTAGATTTCGATTTAGTAATCGCTACTCCAGACATGATGCCTAAAATTGGAAGATTAGGGAAAATATTAGGGACTAAAGGATTAATGCCTAACCCTAAATCAGGAACTGTAACTCCTGATATCGCAGCAGCAGTATCTGAATTCAAAAAAGGTAAACTTGCATTCAGAGTAGATAAATTAGGATCTATCCATGCTCCAATAGGAAAAGTTGATTTTGATTTAGATAAAATTGAAGAAAACTTTAAAGCATTCATGGATCAAATTATCAGATTAAAACCAGCTACATCTAAAGGACAATACTTAAGAACAGTAGCAGTATCATTAACTATGGGACCAGGAGTAAAAATGGATCCTGCAATAGTTGCTAAAATAGTTGGATAA